A genomic window from Microvirga sp. TS319 includes:
- a CDS encoding squalene/phytoene synthase family protein → MSTLARNATKGLKDESFPVASLVLSPEHREAVLTFYAFVRSADDIADAPDLTTAEKLTQLEAIEQALVTGDPKVPEAYGLFRIERTYNTGIAQAREMLRAFRQDAIKSRYDDWADLLDSCRFSANPAGRFLLQLHGEAATAQAPADALCTALQILNHLQDCRQDHERLGRIYIPVQWMLLTGGETAFFTPAQAATRRMVLDAMLDRVDELIDRARVLPERLQNRRLRAQSVATIALAERLSRILRRIDPAIERAQIGKLDAARAFLAGLSGLVHRPKGSDSRVTAAAVRRSGSSFRLGMQSLSHERRRAIHAVYAFCRAVDDVADGAAPASEKLHALREWRREIDRLHRAPETPIGRELSRASSLFQLPLDECHALLDGMETDSANRVRLATDDDLQLYGRRVAGSVGTLSVHIFGVPTARAFALDLGRTLQLVNILRDVDEDAACDRVYIPLSRLARLGLDDAPAPLLVADPRFARVCEILAGEARAGFAAADESLERLDRAALKPAILMMENYRCVLDRLTARGWNARQGRLHLTAGDKLHLLTRAMRPT, encoded by the coding sequence ATGAGCACGCTGGCCAGGAATGCAACCAAGGGTCTGAAGGATGAGAGTTTTCCCGTCGCGTCCCTGGTGCTGTCGCCTGAGCACCGGGAGGCCGTGCTCACCTTCTATGCCTTCGTACGATCGGCCGACGACATTGCCGATGCACCGGATCTCACCACGGCCGAGAAGCTGACGCAGCTCGAGGCCATCGAGCAGGCGCTCGTCACAGGGGACCCGAAGGTTCCCGAGGCCTATGGGCTTTTCCGGATCGAGAGGACTTACAACACCGGTATCGCGCAGGCGCGCGAGATGCTGCGGGCCTTCCGGCAGGATGCGATCAAGTCGCGCTACGACGACTGGGCGGACCTTCTCGACTCTTGCCGCTTCTCGGCTAATCCGGCAGGACGCTTCCTGCTGCAGCTGCATGGAGAAGCAGCCACGGCGCAGGCGCCGGCGGATGCTCTGTGCACCGCCCTGCAGATCCTCAACCACCTGCAGGATTGCCGCCAGGACCACGAGCGCCTGGGGCGCATCTACATTCCTGTCCAATGGATGCTGCTCACAGGGGGCGAGACGGCCTTTTTCACCCCGGCCCAGGCTGCGACGAGACGCATGGTTCTGGATGCCATGCTGGATCGCGTCGATGAGCTGATCGACCGAGCCCGGGTTCTGCCCGAGCGGCTCCAGAACAGGCGCCTGCGCGCCCAAAGCGTGGCCACCATCGCTCTGGCGGAGCGCCTGAGCCGGATCCTGCGCCGGATCGACCCGGCGATCGAGCGCGCCCAGATCGGCAAGCTGGATGCGGCCCGCGCGTTTCTGGCCGGGCTGTCCGGACTTGTCCATCGGCCGAAGGGAAGCGATTCCCGCGTCACGGCGGCGGCGGTGCGCCGATCCGGCTCTTCGTTCCGGCTTGGCATGCAGAGCCTGAGCCATGAGCGCCGCCGCGCCATCCACGCGGTCTATGCCTTTTGCCGTGCCGTGGACGATGTCGCGGACGGAGCCGCCCCAGCCTCGGAGAAGCTGCATGCCCTGCGCGAATGGCGCCGGGAAATCGACCGTCTCCACCGTGCCCCAGAAACGCCCATCGGCCGCGAACTCTCGCGCGCCTCCAGCCTGTTCCAGTTGCCTCTCGACGAATGCCATGCCCTGCTCGACGGCATGGAGACCGACAGCGCCAACCGGGTGCGGCTGGCAACCGACGACGACCTTCAGCTTTACGGGCGGCGTGTCGCCGGGTCCGTCGGCACTCTGTCGGTTCACATCTTCGGCGTGCCGACGGCCCGCGCCTTCGCCCTCGACCTCGGCCGCACCCTGCAGCTCGTGAACATCCTGCGGGACGTGGATGAGGACGCGGCGTGCGACCGGGTCTACATCCCGCTCTCGCGTCTCGCCCGGCTCGGGCTCGACGATGCGCCGGCGCCCCTTCTTGTGGCCGACCCACGCTTTGCCCGCGTCTGCGAAATCCTGGCCGGGGAGGCGCGGGCAGGCTTTGCCGCCGCGGACGAGTCCCTGGAGCGCCTCGATCGGGCCGCTCTCAAGCCCGCGATCCTGATGATGGAGAATTACCGCTGCGTCCTCGACCGGCTCACGGCCCGCGGATGGAACGCACGACAGGGCAGGCTCCACTTGACCGCGGGAGACAAACTGCACCTGCTCACCCGCGCCATGAGGCCCACATGA